The Prunus dulcis chromosome 3, ALMONDv2, whole genome shotgun sequence genome segment GTTTGGGATTGTAAAAACATTTTCTTCATATGAAATCAATTTGATGCAAGTTTTATGGCCTCAAGTTTCAGGGTCTTGGATGACCTTGTAGAATTGGATTTCTAGCTAAGTGTTAAGTCCACCCTATGACAATGGGGTAAGTCTCAAATCTCATTACCCCTCAAGAGTGTCATGCATCCATTACAGAACAAACATTTGAGTTACATGCCGGGAACAACCCGCAGAACAGAGCAATGCGAAATACACTTAATTACATGTGTTAAACAGATTTTTTTGAAGATAATTCACAATTTCCAACACTGCATTAGGGTTCTGCTTGCAAGAACTCAATCTCCCAAAACCTTATTTCAACATCCTTTAGGAAAAACCCATAAAATTCCCAAGGGCTCGTGAAGTTCAAGGGATCAAGTCCTCTTTTGTGTCATTCTTCAACACAGATTGAGGCTTTAAGTTTTTGGTTCTTAGATATATTATCTGTTGAGAAGGTGGGCTTTTGCCGCATGGGGATTTACAAATCTGCAATGCATGATGTTCTCCAACCAGAACTAATCATATTCAACAGTTGTAGTAAGCAAATAGGCGTTGAACTTTCAGACCTATTTACGTGTGCAAATGTTCGATCTACTACATCTTGTCGTTTTTAGTATACTTTTGCAATAATGGGGCCTTGTGGGCAGATGGGGCTTCCAGGCTATCAGCTACAGAATCTTCAACAGCCTCTTCCTTTGCTTTTCCCCACAGCACCGTATAAAACCCGATCGATATTATTGTTGCTCCAACTAGGCTGCAAAATGCAGAAACTTTAAAGAGTGACAGATCGAGGAGAAGGACTTGCATGTCACAGGAATAgcactgttttgctatctcCAGTCAATCACGGAGAGAAGCCAAAGCATAAAATTAAGGGAAGAGATTAGTTATGTTATCAAACCTTCCAAGATGAAGAGTGTCACCAAGGAAGATGACACCCATGGCAACAGCAATGGCCATTGACAAAGGCTTGAACATTGTCACATAGACAGGTCCCTTCAAGCGCAAGGCCCATGTGTGCACAGTATTGTTCAAAAATGACCCAAATAACCCctaaacaaagagagagaaaaaaaaagcagcaGCAATATTTAGATAGGCGCTGTTTATATGCAATAATACAACATAAACTATTGCTCAGTATAGTCTGTTAATTTCTTACTGAGCACAAAATGGAGACCAATGCAACATTTGGTCTCAACTTCCAAGCACTGGAATTTGGTTCTGTAATCAGAGCAACAACGCCAGCTACGACGCCCACGCATACAttgtagaaaaaaattacagttAATTCGTTCGGGTACTCTTTCATAATTTGTGCCTGTAAAAGGTTTTATCACTTTGGAAATAAGGCTTACAATATTcagacaaaaaagaagatacAAAAACAGCTGAAGAATTGCATAATTTACCTGAACAATGTACCACAGTGGTACCAATATATATTCAGCTGTTAGCAGAAGGCCACCAAGGACCCAGTTTGAGTTTGTTGGTGTTGTTGCGTTTAGAAGAGGTTGGTGAAGTGAAATTGACGGTGATTGATGAGGAAACACAATTGGTGGGCCCTTATAGAGAGTTACCACAAATGCACCTGCAAGTGAAACTATTGTACCCAAGATTTTGGCTTGACTGCTTCTGCTTCTCAAAGCTGCACTTTCCATCCTTTTTTCCGGTGGGTAAACAATAGAGAGAATAATCAAAGttagtttttgcttttttacCATAACAACAAGCTAGAAGGGCAGCAacagttatttatttatctcatGTTGAGTCTGGGCCCACCGCCACTCGTAGTCATAGCAAGACAACAGAGGAGTGAAAGTACAAGAGAGCCCACAGGTGgggacacacacacacccacccacctctctttctcttgtcCTAATTCAAAAGTAACTGATTAATTTCTCTGGTCTCTTGACCCCTTTTCAGAA includes the following:
- the LOC117622823 gene encoding WAT1-related protein At3g28050-like, with product MAGRSCYTDALPFMAMVTMECTNVGLNTLFKAATLRGMSYHVFVVYSYSVAALFLLPAPFISNRSRVLPPLNFSIMSKVLLLGLIGSSSQIMGYTGINFSSPTLASAISNLVPAFTFILAIIFRMESAALRSRSSQAKILGTIVSLAGAFVVTLYKGPPIVFPHQSPSISLHQPLLNATTPTNSNWVLGGLLLTAEYILVPLWYIVQAQIMKEYPNELTVIFFYNVCVGVVAGVVALITEPNSSAWKLRPNVALVSILCSGLFGSFLNNTVHTWALRLKGPVYVTMFKPLSMAIAVAMGVIFLGDTLHLGSLVGATIISIGFYTVLWGKAKEEAVEDSVADSLEAPSAHKAPLLQKYTKNDKM